In the genome of Streptomyces violaceoruber, the window CCGTTCGTACGCCCGGGTCGAGGTGCCCCTGGACCCGGGCGTCACCGCCTTCGTCGGCCCGAACGGGCAGGGCAAGACGAACCTGGTCGAGGCGGTCGGCTACCTCGCCACCCTCGGCAGCCACCGGGTCTCCTCCGACGCCCCCCTGGTGCGCATGGGCGCCGAGCGTGCCGTGATCCGGGCCCAGGTCCGGCAGGGCGAGCGGCAGCAGCTGATCGAGCTGGAGCTGAACCCGGGCCGGGCCAACCGCGCCCGCGTCAACAGGTCCTCGCAGGTCAAACCGCGTGACGTGCTCGGCATCGTGCGCACCGTGCTGTTCGCGCCGGAGGACCTCGCGCTGGTGAAGGGCGACCCGGGCGAGCGGCGCCGTTTCCTGGACGAGCTGATCACCGCCCGTTCCCCGCGGATGGCGGGAGTGCGTTCGGACTACGACCGGGTCCTCAAGCAGCGCAACACCCTGCTGAAGTCGGCCGCGCTCGCCCGCCGGCACGGCGGCCGGACGATGGACCTGTCCACGCTCGACGTCTGGGACCAGCACCTCGCGCGCGCGGGCGCCGAGCTGCTCGCCCAGCGCCTGGACCTGATCGCGTCCGTGCAGCCGCTGGCCGACAAGGCGTACGAGCAGCTGGCCCCGGGCGGGGGCCCGGTCGCCCTGGAGTACAAGCCGTCGGCGCCCGGTGAGGCGCACACGCGTGAGGACCTGTACGAGCAGCTGATGGCGGCGCTCGCCGAGGCGCGCAAGCAGGAGATCGAGCGGGGCGTCACCCTGGTCGGTCCGCACCGGGACGACCTGCTGCTCAAGCTCGGCTCGCTGCCCGCCAAGGGCTACGCCTCCCAGGGCGAGTCGTGGTCGTACGCGCTGGCGCTGCGGCTGGCCTCGTTCGACCTGCTGCGGGCCGAGGGGAACGAGCCGGTGCTGGTGCTGGACGACGTGTTCGCCGAGCTGGACGCGCGGCGCCGGGAGCGGCTGGCGGAGCTGGTGGCGCCCGGGGAGCAGGTGCTGGTCACGGCCGCGGTCGACGACGACGTACCGCATGTGCTCGCGGGGGCGCGGTTCACGGTGGCGGAGGGCACGGTGGAGCGCGTATGAGCGCGGACGCACCGGAGCCGGGCCCCGGACAGTCCCCCGGCGAGCGCGCGAGCGGCGGTCCGGAGCCGTCCGGCGTCGACCTCGCGCGCGTGGCGCTCAGGGCGGCGCGGGAGGCGGCACGCGCGCGTGGGGACGCGGCCCAGCAGAAGAAGCAGGCGCGGCGCGGGGGCCTGCGCTCCGGGGCGCGGGCCGACGGCCGTGACCCCATGGCGCTGGGTTCCGCGATCAACCGGCTGATCACCGAGCGCGGCTGGGAGACACCGGCCGCGGTGGGCGGGGTGATGGGCCGCTGGCCGGAGATCGTCGGTGCGGACGTGGCGAAGCACTGTGTGCCGGAGCGGTACGACGAGGACGAGCGGGTGCTGGTGGTGCGCTGCGACTCGACGGCGTGGGCGACGAACCTGCGGCTGCTCGCGCCGACACTGGTGGCGCGCCTCAACGAGGACCTGGGGCACGGGTCGGTACGGATGATCAAGGTTCTCGGACCGGGTGGCCCGGGCGGGCCGGGCCGGCGGTACGGGCCGTTGCGGGCCCCCGGGAGCCAGGGTCCGGGGGACACCTACGGGTGATGTGCGGGCGTTCTGGCACCCCGTCAGGGATGCGTGATGTACCTCACAAAAAACGGCGGCGACGGGCGGCGTGAACCGTCGGCGCGTGCCGCGCCGTACCCCCGTGCGTGAGCGCGCGTCCCGATCTGACTCCCAAGTAGCAAAGGGTTGACGCCCCGAAGCGCTGAGTGCCGTTGTGAGCCTCCTGAGGCCCCCATCCGCATATCGGGAGTCGGACGAGCCTCGTTCAGGGCGGCACATGCGGACTCAGGTACCGGCAAACCCCCATCAGTGTCAGTGGTACCGGTAGAATGAGAGAGAATCCCGCCCCGACTGTGGGGACCGTCCGGGACTAGCTGAGCAACGCTGATCAAGGCTTACCAACGCAACATGCCGCAGCCGCTCCGGCAACCTGCCGACGAGCCCGGCTCGTGCTGTGCCAGAAAGGGCGCTTCGTGGCCGATTCCGGCAACCCCAACGAGAACAACCCGTCCACCGACACCGGCGTGAACGACGCGGTGAGCACCTCGCACGGCGATGCTTCCGCGTCGTACGACGCCAGTGCCATCACCGTCCTCGAGGGTCTGGACGCGGTCCGCAAGCGACCCGGTATGTACATCGGTTCAACCGGTGAGCGGGGCCTGCACCACCTGGTGCAGGAGGTCGTGGACAACTCCGTCGACGAGGCACTCGCCGGTCACGCGGACACGATCGACGTCACGATCCTGCCCGACGGCGGTGTCCGCGTCGTCGACAACGGCCGCGGCATCCCGGTGGGCATCGTCCCCTCCGAGGGGAAGCCGGCCGTCGAGGTCGTGCTGACCGTGCTGCACGCGGGCGGCAAGTTCGGCGGCGGCGGCTACGCGGTCTCCGGTGGTCTGCACGGCGTGGGCGTCTCGGTCGTCAACGCCCTCTCCACGAGGGTGGCCGTGGAGGTCAAGACCGACGGCTACCGCTGGACGCAGGAGTACAAGCTGGGCGTCCCCACGGCGTCGCTCGCCCGGCACGAGGCCACCGAGGAGACCGGCACGACGGTCACCTTCTGGGCCGACGGCGACATCTTCGAGACCACCGACTACTCCTTCGAGACGCTCTCCCGGCGCTTCCAGGAGATGGCCTTCCTCAACAAGGGCCTGAAGATCAACCTCACCGACGAGCGCGAGTCGGCGAAGGCGACCGCCGGCGCGGACGAGGCGGGCGAGGACGAGAAGCACGAGGTCAAGAGCGTCTCGTACCACTACGAGGGCGGCATCGTCGACTTCGTGACGTACCTCAACTCCCGCAAGGGAGAGCTGGTGCACCCCACCGTGATCGACCTCGAGGCCGAGGACAAGGACAAGAGCCTGTCCCTCGAGGTCGCGATGCAGTGGAACGGCGGCTACACGGAGGGCGTGTACTCCTTCGCCAACATCATCCACACGCACGAGGGCGGCACGCACGAGGAGGGCTTCCGCGCGGCGCTCACCTCGCTGATCAACAAGTACGCGCGCGACAAGAAGCTGCTGCGCGAGAAGGACGACAACCTCACGGGCGACGACATCCGCGAGGGCCTGACGGCGATCATCTCGGTCAAGCTGGCGGAGCCGCAGTTCGAGGGCCAGACCAAGACGAAGCTGGGCAACACCGAGGTGAAGACCTTCGTCCAGAAGGTCGTCTACGAGCACCTGACGGACTGGCTCGACCGCAACCCCAACGAGGCCGCGGACATCATCCGCAAGGGCATCCAGGCGGCCCACGCGCGCGTGGCGGCCCGCAAGGCGCGCGACCTGACCCGTCGCAAGGGCCTGCTGGAGTCGGCCTCGCTGCCGGGCAAGCTGTCCGACTGCCAGTCGAACGACCCGACCAAGTGCGAGATCTTCATCGTCGAGGGC includes:
- a CDS encoding DUF721 domain-containing protein produces the protein MSADAPEPGPGQSPGERASGGPEPSGVDLARVALRAAREAARARGDAAQQKKQARRGGLRSGARADGRDPMALGSAINRLITERGWETPAAVGGVMGRWPEIVGADVAKHCVPERYDEDERVLVVRCDSTAWATNLRLLAPTLVARLNEDLGHGSVRMIKVLGPGGPGGPGRRYGPLRAPGSQGPGDTYG
- the gyrB gene encoding DNA topoisomerase (ATP-hydrolyzing) subunit B encodes the protein MADSGNPNENNPSTDTGVNDAVSTSHGDASASYDASAITVLEGLDAVRKRPGMYIGSTGERGLHHLVQEVVDNSVDEALAGHADTIDVTILPDGGVRVVDNGRGIPVGIVPSEGKPAVEVVLTVLHAGGKFGGGGYAVSGGLHGVGVSVVNALSTRVAVEVKTDGYRWTQEYKLGVPTASLARHEATEETGTTVTFWADGDIFETTDYSFETLSRRFQEMAFLNKGLKINLTDERESAKATAGADEAGEDEKHEVKSVSYHYEGGIVDFVTYLNSRKGELVHPTVIDLEAEDKDKSLSLEVAMQWNGGYTEGVYSFANIIHTHEGGTHEEGFRAALTSLINKYARDKKLLREKDDNLTGDDIREGLTAIISVKLAEPQFEGQTKTKLGNTEVKTFVQKVVYEHLTDWLDRNPNEAADIIRKGIQAAHARVAARKARDLTRRKGLLESASLPGKLSDCQSNDPTKCEIFIVEGDSAGGSAKSGRNPQYQAILPIRGKILNVEKARIDRILQNQEIQAMISAFGTGVHEDFDIEKLRYHKIILMADADVDGQHINTLLLTFLFRFMRPLVESGHVYLSRPPLYKIKWGRDDFEYAYSDRERDALIEMGRQAGKRIREDSVQRFKGLGEMNAEELRITTMDQEHRVLGQVTLDDAAQADDLFSVLMGEDVEARRAFIQRNAKDVRFLDI
- the recF gene encoding DNA replication/repair protein RecF (All proteins in this family for which functions are known are DNA-binding proteins that assist the filamentation of RecA onto DNA for the initiation of recombination or recombinational repair.); amino-acid sequence: MHVTHLSLADFRSYARVEVPLDPGVTAFVGPNGQGKTNLVEAVGYLATLGSHRVSSDAPLVRMGAERAVIRAQVRQGERQQLIELELNPGRANRARVNRSSQVKPRDVLGIVRTVLFAPEDLALVKGDPGERRRFLDELITARSPRMAGVRSDYDRVLKQRNTLLKSAALARRHGGRTMDLSTLDVWDQHLARAGAELLAQRLDLIASVQPLADKAYEQLAPGGGPVALEYKPSAPGEAHTREDLYEQLMAALAEARKQEIERGVTLVGPHRDDLLLKLGSLPAKGYASQGESWSYALALRLASFDLLRAEGNEPVLVLDDVFAELDARRRERLAELVAPGEQVLVTAAVDDDVPHVLAGARFTVAEGTVERV